One Aegilops tauschii subsp. strangulata cultivar AL8/78 chromosome 7, Aet v6.0, whole genome shotgun sequence genomic window carries:
- the LOC141028099 gene encoding uncharacterized protein — protein MEETNKALADLTAAISGISSQIGEIHPIVLELQGWRPAVERSVEDLRSEVGELRQLLKEVRPETAPVLDPIRLTDLPPLLPSSTAPPLKPSPIADARLPQPSERLLPRSGDVHGPVGHSRTQDHRGLSPGERTPRAPPVTGMADFHPFAAESSFMGERQFGFSRFPPPPRFEFPLFDGDGPRAWRLKCEAYFRVCTLSPDTWVSCAAMYFIEGALSWLQSTRAHLIYTDWGAFAEAVCAQFGREEFQSLLRQFNRLQQSGSVTEYAEKFTQLMHNLVAHHESWEPSYFITHFIDGLLKDIRAAVVLHRPKTLDTAVDLACLQEEVLEAMRKEDRREDRRHSAPATFRGVPRTALPLPPPPAAAPTKPALPMEGRSADRRTLNQQKTRLQPSVRTDAPAGSVSPVASAGGAIIAVGQPSSCTWLRSFSP, from the coding sequence ATGGAGGAGACCAACAAGGCCCTGGCCGATCTGACGGCGGCGATCAGCGGCATATCGTCCCAGATCGGCGAGATCCACCCCATCGTCCTCGAGCTCCAAGGGTGGCGACCAGCCGTCGAGCGCTCGGTCGAGGACCTGCGTTCGGAGGTGGGCGAACTGCGACAGCTGCTCAAGGAGGTGCGGCCGGAAACCGCGCCGGTGCTTGATCCGATTCGTCTCACGGATCTGCCTCCACTTCTTCCGTCGTCAACCGCACCGCCGCTCAAGCCTTCCCCGATCGCGGACGCGCGTCTTCCTCAACCCAGCGAGCGCCTCTTGCCTCGCAGTGGCGACGTCCACGGGCCCGTTGGCCACAGCAGGACTCAAGATCACCGGGGGTTGTCGCCGGGGGAACGGACCCCGCGGGCACCTCCGGTCACGGGTATGGCCGATTTCCACCCTTTTGCTGCAGAGAGTTCGTTTATGGGAGAGCGTCAGTTCGGATTCAGCCGATTTCCACCTCCCCCACGTTTTGAATTTCCTCTGTTCGATGGCGATGGTCCACGAGCATGGCGTCTGAAATGTGAGGCGTATTTCAGAGTCTGTACACTTAGTCCTGACACTTGGGTGAGTTGTGCCGCGATGTATTTCATTGAGGGGGCACTGTCTTGGTTGCAGTCCACCAGGGCGCACCTTATCTATACAGATTGGGGTGCATTTGCAGAGGCAGTGTGTGCACAGTTTGGGAGAGAGGAATTCCAGTCTCTGTTGCGACAATTCAATCGTCTGCAGCAGAGTGGTTCCGTGACTGAATATGCAGAGAAGTTCACCCAGCTCATGCACAATTTAGTGGCCCATCATGAATCGTGGGAGCCATCTTATTTCATTACGCATTTTATTGATGGGTTACTGAAAGATATACGTGCTGCTGTAGTTTTACATCGACCCAAGACTCTCGATACTGCCGTCGATCTTGCTTGTTTACAGGAGGAAGTGCTGGAAGCTATGCGCAAAGAAGATAGGAGGGAGGATCGTCGGCACTCGGCACCGGCTACGTTCCGAGGAGTGCCACGCACAGCCCTTCCTCTGCCACCGCCACCAGCAGCTGCGCCAACCAAGCCAGCGCTACCAATGGAGGGGCGCAGCGCGGATCGTCGCACCCTCAACCAACAGAAGACAAGATTGCAGCCCTCCGTGCGTACCGACGCGCCCGCGGGCTCTGTTTCACCTGTGGCGAGCGCTGGGGGCGCGATCATCGCTGTGGGCCAACCGTCCAGCTGCACGTGGTTGAGGAGCTTCTCGCCATGA